The following are encoded together in the Xanthomonas vesicatoria ATCC 35937 genome:
- a CDS encoding glycoside hydrolase family 5 protein translates to MKLFNRLAQRAVLLIAGLALASAAHAGLSVSGTQLRETNGSTLVLRGINLPHAWFADRTDAALAQTAATGANSVRVVLSSGHRWNRTPEAEVARIIARCKSLGLIAVLEVHDTTGYGEDGAAGTLAHAASYWTNVRGALVGQEDYVILNIGNEPFGNQLSASEWVTGHARAIATLRNAGLTHALMVDAPNWGQDWQFYMRDNAAALLALDSRRNLVFSVHMYEVFGNDATVDSYLRALRSNGLALVVGEFGADHRGAQVDEAAIMRRAREYGVGYMGWSWSGNDSSTQSLDIVQGWDPTRLSSWGRTLIDGADGIRATSRKASTFGPRRR, encoded by the coding sequence ATGAAACTCTTCAATCGTTTGGCGCAGCGCGCAGTGCTGCTGATCGCCGGTCTGGCGCTGGCCTCGGCCGCGCATGCCGGCCTGTCCGTCTCCGGTACGCAGTTGCGGGAGACCAACGGCAGCACGTTGGTCTTGCGTGGCATCAATCTGCCGCATGCCTGGTTTGCCGATCGCACCGACGCGGCGCTGGCGCAGACTGCCGCCACCGGTGCCAACAGCGTGCGCGTGGTGCTCAGTTCCGGCCACCGCTGGAACCGCACCCCGGAAGCAGAGGTGGCGCGCATCATCGCGCGCTGCAAGAGCCTGGGCCTGATCGCGGTGCTTGAAGTGCACGACACCACCGGTTACGGCGAAGACGGCGCGGCCGGCACCCTGGCCCATGCCGCCAGCTACTGGACCAACGTGCGTGGCGCGCTGGTGGGGCAGGAGGACTACGTCATCCTCAATATCGGTAACGAGCCGTTCGGCAACCAGTTGAGCGCCAGCGAATGGGTCACCGGACACGCGCGCGCGATTGCCACGCTGCGTAACGCAGGCCTCACCCACGCGTTGATGGTGGATGCGCCCAACTGGGGCCAGGACTGGCAGTTCTACATGCGCGACAACGCTGCTGCACTGCTGGCGCTCGACAGCCGGCGTAATCTGGTTTTCAGCGTGCACATGTACGAAGTGTTCGGCAACGACGCCACGGTAGACAGCTATCTGCGTGCGCTCCGCAGCAACGGGCTGGCCTTGGTGGTGGGCGAGTTCGGCGCCGACCATCGCGGCGCGCAGGTCGATGAGGCCGCGATCATGCGGCGCGCGCGCGAGTACGGAGTCGGTTACATGGGCTGGTCGTGGTCGGGCAACGACAGCAGCACACAATCGCTGGATATCGTGCAGGGCTGGGATCCGACTCGCTTGAGCAGTTGGGGGCGCACCTTGATCGACGGCGCCGACGGCATCCGCGCCACCTCGCGCAAGGCCAGCACCTTTGGTCCGAGGCGTCGCTAG
- a CDS encoding response regulator transcription factor yields the protein MTSTPIRTGLLVDDDTLYLRTLQRSLARRGVETLTATDAASALSTARSALPDFALIDLKLGHDSGLSLIQPLREIRADMRILLVTGYASIATAVEAIKLGADDYLPKPANIPTIMRALGEEDDDLPEPDDEETAQEMMTPLSRLQWEHIQQALHETGGNVSAAARLLGMHRRSLQRKLTKRPSPGPLREPGR from the coding sequence ATGACAAGCACTCCGATCCGCACCGGCCTGTTGGTCGACGACGACACCTTGTACCTGCGCACCCTGCAACGCAGTTTGGCGCGGCGCGGCGTAGAGACGCTGACCGCCACCGATGCCGCCAGCGCGCTGTCCACCGCGCGCAGCGCACTGCCGGACTTTGCCCTGATCGATCTCAAACTCGGCCACGATTCCGGCCTGAGCCTGATCCAGCCGCTACGCGAGATCCGCGCCGACATGCGCATCCTGTTGGTGACCGGCTACGCTAGCATCGCCACGGCGGTGGAGGCGATCAAACTCGGTGCCGACGACTACCTGCCCAAGCCGGCCAACATCCCCACCATCATGCGGGCGCTGGGCGAGGAAGACGACGATCTACCCGAGCCGGACGACGAAGAAACCGCGCAGGAAATGATGACCCCGCTCAGCCGCCTGCAGTGGGAACACATCCAGCAAGCGCTGCACGAGACAGGCGGCAACGTCTCCGCTGCTGCACGCCTGCTGGGCATGCACCGGCGCTCGCTACAGCGCAAGCTGACCAAGCGCCCCAGCCCGGGCCCCCTGCGCGAACCCGGCCGCTGA
- a CDS encoding ATP-binding protein, with amino-acid sequence MNSSDASFLRTLCSLRWLATAGQAATILVATGLMGLHLPQQPLWAGVAALAVFNLYAQLRVAHRGAVSPATEFGHILVDVTVLTWMVGWSGGIANPFGSLFLVLIALAALALPLGWAMAVAASCVAGYVISAAFGLPLPYGSFDPLSLHMWGMAANFLLSTVVVLAFATRLALSMREREREISTLRERFARNEGIVALATHAASVAHELNTPLATMTLLVDDIADQCDQNELREDLDTLRELLVQCHERVLALAAPADNGHLSREVAVQEVLEQWRLVRPTIELRRNEDAPMRLMLQPGVSHLLMVLLNNAADAGERAGRPQIDLTLRVEHDHLSGEVRDYGPGFDTAQAMLPGTLFNSGKHDGMGVGLALSHATVERLQGELWMLPAEGSGARVGFRLPLSEHEALA; translated from the coding sequence ATGAACAGCTCCGACGCCTCCTTCCTGCGGACCCTGTGCAGCCTGCGCTGGCTGGCCACCGCCGGCCAGGCCGCCACCATCCTGGTCGCCACCGGCCTGATGGGGTTGCACCTGCCGCAACAACCGCTGTGGGCCGGCGTCGCCGCACTGGCGGTGTTCAATTTGTATGCGCAACTGCGCGTGGCCCATCGCGGCGCGGTGAGCCCGGCCACCGAGTTCGGCCACATTCTCGTCGATGTGACGGTGCTGACCTGGATGGTGGGCTGGAGCGGCGGCATCGCCAACCCGTTCGGCTCGTTGTTCCTGGTGTTGATCGCGCTGGCTGCGCTGGCCCTGCCGCTGGGCTGGGCGATGGCCGTGGCGGCGTCGTGCGTGGCCGGCTATGTCATCAGTGCCGCGTTCGGCCTGCCGCTGCCTTACGGCAGCTTCGACCCGCTGAGCCTGCATATGTGGGGCATGGCGGCCAACTTCCTGCTGTCCACGGTGGTGGTACTGGCCTTCGCCACGCGGCTGGCGTTGTCGATGCGCGAACGCGAGCGCGAAATCTCCACCCTGCGCGAGCGCTTCGCGCGCAACGAAGGCATCGTGGCGCTGGCCACGCATGCAGCGTCGGTCGCGCACGAACTCAATACCCCGCTGGCCACGATGACGCTGCTGGTGGACGACATCGCCGACCAGTGCGATCAGAACGAACTGCGCGAAGACCTGGACACCCTGCGCGAGCTGCTGGTGCAGTGCCACGAACGCGTATTGGCGCTGGCCGCGCCGGCCGACAACGGCCACCTGAGCCGCGAAGTGGCGGTGCAGGAGGTGCTGGAGCAGTGGCGGCTGGTGCGTCCCACCATCGAATTGCGCCGCAACGAAGACGCACCGATGCGGCTGATGCTGCAGCCCGGCGTCAGCCACCTGTTGATGGTGCTGCTCAACAATGCCGCCGATGCCGGCGAGCGCGCCGGCCGCCCGCAGATCGATCTGACCTTGCGGGTGGAGCACGACCACCTCAGCGGCGAAGTCCGCGACTACGGCCCCGGCTTCGACACCGCGCAAGCCATGTTGCCGGGCACCTTGTTCAATAGCGGCAAGCACGACGGCATGGGCGTGGGCCTGGCGCTGTCGCACGCCACCGTCGAGCGCCTGCAGGGAGAGTTGTGGATGCTGCCCGCCGAAGGCAGCGGCGCCCGCGTCGGTTTCCGCCTGCCGCTTTCCGAACACGAGGCCCTGGCATGA
- the ispG gene encoding flavodoxin-dependent (E)-4-hydroxy-3-methylbut-2-enyl-diphosphate synthase has protein sequence MYDAVTRPTPPADATAWPRRITQAVKIGSVIVGGGHPVVVQSMTNTDTADIAGSVKQVADLWRAGSEMVRLTVNNAESAAAIPRIVDKLRMMRIEVPLIGDFHYNGHQLLAAEPACAEALAKYRINPGNVGFGKKKDLQFGQLIEFAIKYDKPVRIGANWGSLDQSLAAQLMDENSTRETPWDAGRVLREALIRSAVDSAERAVELGLPRERIILSAKVSGVQELIAVYRDMAARCDFALHLGLTEAGIGSKGIVASAAALSVLLQEGIGDTIRISLTPEPGQSRTQEVVVAQELLQTTGQRAFTPMVTACPGCGRTTSEFFQELAGVVQNHVRAKMPEWKISNPGAENMTLAVMGCVVNGPGESRHANIGISLPGTGEAPSAPVFIDGEKSVTLRGENIAYEFIDLIDQYVERTYVRRAG, from the coding sequence ATGTACGACGCCGTGACTCGCCCAACCCCTCCCGCCGACGCCACCGCCTGGCCGCGCCGCATCACCCAGGCCGTCAAGATCGGCAGCGTGATCGTGGGCGGCGGTCATCCGGTGGTCGTCCAGTCGATGACCAATACCGACACCGCCGACATTGCCGGCAGCGTCAAGCAGGTGGCCGACTTGTGGCGCGCCGGCTCGGAGATGGTGCGCCTGACCGTCAACAACGCCGAGTCCGCCGCCGCCATCCCGCGCATCGTCGACAAGCTGCGCATGATGAGGATCGAGGTGCCGTTGATCGGCGACTTCCATTACAACGGCCATCAGCTGCTTGCCGCCGAGCCGGCCTGTGCCGAAGCGTTGGCCAAGTACCGTATCAATCCGGGCAACGTCGGCTTCGGCAAGAAGAAGGATCTGCAGTTCGGGCAGCTGATCGAATTTGCCATCAAGTACGACAAGCCGGTGCGCATCGGCGCCAATTGGGGCTCGCTGGACCAGTCGCTGGCTGCGCAGCTGATGGACGAAAATTCCACACGCGAAACGCCCTGGGACGCAGGCCGCGTGTTGCGCGAGGCGTTGATCCGTTCGGCGGTAGATTCGGCCGAGCGCGCGGTGGAACTGGGTTTGCCGCGCGAGCGCATCATCCTGTCGGCCAAGGTGTCCGGCGTGCAGGAGCTGATCGCGGTGTACCGCGACATGGCCGCGCGCTGCGATTTTGCGTTGCACCTGGGGCTGACCGAAGCCGGCATCGGCAGCAAGGGCATCGTGGCCTCGGCCGCGGCCTTGAGCGTGCTGCTGCAGGAGGGGATCGGCGACACCATCCGCATTTCGCTGACGCCCGAGCCTGGACAGTCGCGCACGCAGGAGGTGGTGGTGGCGCAGGAGTTGCTGCAGACCACCGGCCAACGTGCGTTCACCCCGATGGTCACCGCGTGCCCGGGCTGCGGCCGCACCACCTCCGAGTTCTTCCAGGAACTGGCTGGCGTGGTGCAGAACCATGTGCGCGCCAAGATGCCGGAGTGGAAGATTTCCAACCCCGGCGCGGAGAACATGACCCTGGCGGTGATGGGGTGCGTGGTCAACGGCCCGGGTGAATCGCGCCACGCCAATATCGGCATTTCGTTGCCGGGCACGGGCGAGGCGCCATCGGCGCCGGTGTTCATCGATGGCGAAAAAAGCGTCACCCTGCGCGGCGAAAATATCGCCTATGAATTCATCGATCTGATCGATCAGTACGTCGAACGCACCTATGTCCGCCGCGCCGGCTGA
- a CDS encoding phosphatase PAP2 family protein has product MSAAPAESPAGFKRWLRNNAWRMALLFAGVLLPLGLFVDLADEVHELENFYFDEPLLWSMRSIATPGLDTFFGVISKVGYQYGVIPVDIAIVLVLLALRRWREGTFAALGFGGSALLNMGAKQFFQRDRPSLWESIAPESTFSFPSGHAMGSMTLAAVLVALAWRTRWRWPVTIAAGLFAALVGISRIYLGVHYPSDILGGWSAALVWVVGLYLVMFRGTRRPHWRRPRVRT; this is encoded by the coding sequence ATGTCCGCCGCGCCGGCTGAATCGCCGGCCGGGTTCAAGCGGTGGTTGCGCAACAATGCCTGGCGCATGGCACTGCTGTTCGCAGGGGTGTTGCTACCGCTGGGGTTGTTCGTCGACCTGGCAGATGAAGTGCATGAGCTGGAAAACTTCTATTTCGACGAGCCGCTGCTGTGGAGCATGCGCAGCATCGCCACGCCCGGACTGGATACGTTTTTTGGCGTGATTTCCAAGGTGGGGTATCAGTACGGCGTGATCCCGGTCGATATTGCGATCGTCTTGGTGCTGCTGGCATTACGGCGCTGGCGCGAGGGTACCTTTGCAGCGCTGGGCTTCGGCGGTTCGGCGTTGTTGAACATGGGCGCCAAGCAGTTCTTTCAACGCGATCGGCCCAGCCTGTGGGAGTCGATCGCGCCGGAAAGCACCTTCAGCTTTCCCAGTGGCCACGCGATGGGCTCGATGACGCTCGCCGCAGTGCTGGTCGCGCTGGCGTGGCGTACGCGCTGGCGTTGGCCGGTGACCATCGCTGCCGGTCTGTTCGCCGCGTTGGTGGGCATCTCGCGCATCTACCTGGGCGTGCATTACCCCTCCGACATCCTGGGCGGCTGGTCGGCGGCGCTGGTGTGGGTGGTCGGCTTGTATCTGGTGATGTTCCGCGGCACGCGGCGCCCGCATTGGCGTCGCCCTCGCGTCCGCACCTGA
- a CDS encoding MFS transporter: MKTHPPTGIAPKPQLKRGDYKTLALSALGGALELYDFIIFIFFAAVLGQLFFPPGIPEWMRQLQTFGIFAAGYLVRPLGGMVMAHFGDLVGRKRMFGLSLLLMALPTLCIGLLPTYAQIGIAAPLLLLGARLLQGAAIGGEVPSAWVFVAEHVPAHRTGLACGTLTAGLAGGVLLGSLGAGALNRHFTPAEIADYAWRLPFLAGGVFGLVSVYLRRWLHETPVFAELVAMRALARETPLKLVLRDHRPGVLLSLALTWMVAGGVLVVSLMTPGLLQSNYHYPAAVALQANSLAIVLQAAGSVVAGALADRYGNGRVLLAGSVLLGAAAWVFYRLAGDPQLVFPLYALLGGALGVLGVIPRIMVEAFPPAVRLSGVSFAYNLGYAVFGGLTPLLVVMLVKQHPMGAGYYVMLLALIGSLVGMQLARRTTA, encoded by the coding sequence GTGAAAACCCATCCACCCACGGGCATCGCACCTAAGCCGCAACTCAAACGCGGCGACTACAAGACGCTGGCCTTGTCCGCGCTGGGCGGTGCGCTGGAGCTGTACGACTTCATCATCTTCATCTTTTTTGCCGCAGTGCTGGGCCAGTTGTTCTTCCCGCCCGGCATTCCGGAGTGGATGCGGCAACTACAGACCTTCGGCATCTTTGCGGCCGGTTACCTGGTGCGTCCGCTCGGCGGCATGGTGATGGCCCATTTCGGCGACCTGGTGGGTCGCAAGCGCATGTTCGGCTTGAGCCTGCTGCTGATGGCCCTGCCGACGCTGTGCATCGGTTTGTTGCCGACCTACGCGCAGATCGGCATCGCGGCGCCGCTGCTGTTATTGGGCGCGAGACTGCTGCAAGGCGCTGCGATCGGCGGTGAGGTACCCAGCGCCTGGGTGTTCGTCGCCGAGCACGTGCCCGCACATCGCACCGGACTCGCCTGCGGCACCCTGACCGCCGGGCTGGCCGGTGGCGTGCTGCTGGGTTCGCTGGGCGCCGGCGCCCTCAACCGCCATTTCACCCCTGCCGAGATCGCCGACTATGCCTGGCGTCTGCCGTTCCTGGCAGGCGGCGTATTCGGGCTGGTCTCGGTCTACTTGCGGCGCTGGCTGCACGAAACGCCGGTGTTCGCAGAACTGGTCGCCATGCGTGCGCTCGCGCGCGAAACCCCACTCAAGCTGGTGCTGCGCGATCATCGGCCTGGCGTGCTGCTGTCGTTGGCGCTGACCTGGATGGTGGCCGGCGGCGTGCTGGTGGTGTCGTTGATGACGCCCGGCCTGTTGCAGAGCAATTACCACTACCCGGCCGCAGTGGCGCTGCAGGCCAACAGTCTGGCCATCGTGCTGCAGGCCGCAGGGTCGGTGGTGGCCGGTGCGTTGGCCGACCGCTACGGCAATGGGCGCGTGCTGCTCGCCGGCAGCGTCCTGCTGGGCGCAGCGGCATGGGTGTTTTACCGCCTGGCCGGCGATCCACAGCTGGTGTTTCCACTCTACGCGCTACTGGGCGGCGCTCTGGGCGTGCTGGGAGTGATCCCGCGCATCATGGTCGAGGCGTTCCCGCCGGCAGTGCGCCTGTCTGGCGTGTCGTTCGCCTACAACCTGGGCTATGCCGTGTTCGGCGGGCTGACGCCGCTGTTGGTGGTCATGCTGGTCAAGCAGCATCCCATGGGCGCCGGCTATTACGTGATGCTGCTTGCGTTGATCGGCAGCCTGGTCGGTATGCAGCTGGCGCGCAGGACAACAGCGTAA
- a CDS encoding aspartate/glutamate racemase family protein, translating into MKTIGMIGGMSWESTLPYYRLINQAIRRERGGLHSARVLLYSVDFHDIERLQHAGDWEGAGREMAAAARALHAGGADFIVLCTNTMHCVADAITAATPLPLLHIADATADALLAAGITQVGLLGTRFTMEQPFYRQRLEARGLTVVVPPAGARMELHRVIYEELCQGVIDDGSRTYFRQVMAELDRQGAQAIVLGCTEISLLVDAGDAARPLFDTTLLHAEAAALASLRA; encoded by the coding sequence ATGAAAACCATCGGAATGATCGGCGGCATGAGCTGGGAGTCCACCCTGCCCTACTACCGACTCATCAATCAGGCCATTCGCCGCGAACGTGGCGGGCTGCATTCGGCCCGAGTGTTGCTCTACAGCGTCGACTTCCACGACATCGAACGCTTGCAGCACGCCGGCGACTGGGAAGGCGCCGGACGCGAGATGGCGGCCGCCGCGCGTGCGCTACATGCTGGCGGCGCGGACTTCATCGTGCTGTGCACCAACACCATGCACTGCGTCGCCGATGCGATCACCGCCGCAACGCCATTGCCGTTGTTGCATATCGCCGATGCCACTGCCGATGCCTTGCTCGCGGCGGGCATCACCCAGGTCGGTCTGCTCGGCACGCGCTTCACCATGGAGCAACCGTTCTATCGCCAGCGCCTGGAAGCACGGGGGCTGACGGTCGTCGTACCACCTGCTGGTGCGCGCATGGAATTGCACCGGGTGATTTACGAGGAGCTGTGCCAGGGCGTGATCGATGACGGGTCGCGCACGTATTTTCGTCAGGTCATGGCCGAACTCGACCGTCAAGGCGCTCAGGCGATCGTGCTTGGCTGTACCGAAATTTCGTTGCTGGTGGATGCCGGCGATGCAGCAAGGCCGCTGTTCGATACCACCTTGCTGCACGCTGAAGCAGCGGCGTTAGCCAGCTTGCGCGCTTGA
- a CDS encoding DMT family transporter: MVTAAQVSRRAALWMLTSTFAFGLMAITIRLASSNIATTEIAFFRNAFGLLALLPLIVRPSKALPRTRQLPQYLARTLIGLASMLCGFWAIGHLPLSQAISLSYSTPLFVTVLAVVWLHEQVRLRRWLAVAAGFVGVLVILRPGSSTFTPGLLIALLAAVISAVVAIQIKQLSRSDGSDTVVFYTYVFWVPMSLIPALFQWAWPQGIDWLWLVATGVFGTAGQLFWTRALKLGEVSALQPISFMQLPLVALLGWWLFGEAIERHTLVGAAIIIGANVYIAHRETVLARRAATHAPVEGAKPGE; this comes from the coding sequence TTGGTGACTGCAGCGCAGGTCTCGCGTCGTGCCGCGCTGTGGATGCTCACCAGTACCTTCGCCTTCGGGCTGATGGCCATCACCATCCGGCTGGCATCGAGCAACATCGCCACTACCGAGATTGCGTTCTTTCGTAACGCATTCGGGTTGCTGGCGTTGCTGCCGCTGATCGTGCGTCCTAGCAAGGCGCTGCCGCGTACCCGGCAGTTGCCGCAGTATCTGGCGCGCACGCTGATCGGCCTGGCCTCGATGTTGTGCGGGTTTTGGGCGATCGGCCACCTGCCGTTGTCGCAGGCGATTTCGCTGTCTTACTCCACGCCGTTGTTCGTCACCGTGCTGGCGGTGGTGTGGCTGCACGAACAGGTACGCCTCCGCCGCTGGCTGGCGGTGGCAGCAGGCTTTGTCGGCGTGCTGGTGATCTTGCGGCCGGGCTCGTCCACTTTCACGCCCGGGCTGCTGATCGCGTTGCTGGCTGCGGTCATCAGCGCTGTCGTTGCGATCCAGATCAAGCAGCTGTCGCGCAGCGACGGCTCCGACACCGTGGTGTTCTATACCTATGTGTTCTGGGTGCCGATGTCGCTGATTCCGGCACTGTTTCAATGGGCCTGGCCGCAAGGCATCGACTGGTTATGGCTGGTGGCGACCGGGGTCTTCGGCACTGCCGGGCAGTTGTTCTGGACACGCGCGCTCAAGCTGGGCGAAGTGTCGGCGCTGCAGCCGATCAGCTTCATGCAACTGCCGCTGGTGGCATTGCTGGGCTGGTGGTTGTTCGGCGAGGCGATCGAGCGCCACACCCTGGTCGGCGCGGCCATCATCATCGGTGCCAATGTGTATATCGCCCATCGCGAAACCGTGTTGGCGCGTCGCGCTGCCACGCATGCGCCGGTAGAGGGCGCAAAGCCGGGCGAGTGA
- the murB gene encoding UDP-N-acetylmuramate dehydrogenase has product MSDAVQAGWSLSAHAPLRALNTFHVEATARWLLGIHTPEALPQALAAPEIAELPLLVLGSGSNVLLAGDRHGCVLCFENRDIAIIAHHADHAIVRAGAGVNWHALVLYSLQQGLSGLENLALIPGTVGASPIQNIGAYGAQVGDFIHVVEAFDRLDQQLVRLTAPECEFAYRDSVFKHQPDRYLIVAVEFNLPLLHELRLDYAGIREELASMGAELAGAADVAQAVINIRRRKLPDPDVLGNAGSFFKNPLLPSEQIAALQATFADMPVYPGEQPGQGKLSAAWLIEQCGWKGRREGDAGVSPDHALVLVNYGAASGAQLLEFARRIAESVRERYSVILEPEPRIIGAHW; this is encoded by the coding sequence ATGAGCGATGCAGTACAGGCCGGCTGGAGCTTGAGTGCGCATGCGCCGCTGCGCGCGCTCAACACGTTTCATGTCGAAGCCACGGCGCGCTGGTTGCTCGGCATCCACACGCCCGAGGCATTGCCGCAGGCGCTGGCCGCGCCGGAGATTGCCGAGCTTCCCTTGTTGGTGCTGGGCAGCGGCAGCAACGTGCTGTTGGCTGGCGACCGGCATGGTTGCGTGCTGTGTTTCGAAAACCGCGATATCGCCATCATTGCGCACCATGCCGACCATGCCATCGTACGCGCCGGTGCCGGTGTGAACTGGCATGCGCTGGTGCTGTATTCGTTGCAGCAGGGTTTGTCGGGGCTGGAAAATCTGGCATTGATCCCCGGCACTGTCGGCGCCAGTCCGATCCAGAACATCGGTGCCTACGGCGCGCAGGTGGGCGATTTCATCCACGTGGTGGAAGCCTTTGATCGGCTTGACCAGCAGCTTGTGCGGCTGACCGCGCCCGAGTGTGAGTTCGCCTACCGCGACAGCGTGTTCAAACACCAACCCGATCGCTATTTGATTGTGGCAGTGGAGTTCAATCTGCCGTTGCTGCACGAACTGCGCCTGGACTACGCCGGCATTCGCGAAGAATTGGCCAGCATGGGCGCCGAGCTGGCAGGTGCGGCCGACGTGGCCCAGGCGGTGATCAACATCCGCCGGCGCAAGTTGCCGGACCCGGACGTACTCGGCAATGCGGGTAGTTTTTTCAAGAATCCGTTGTTGCCGAGCGAACAGATCGCCGCGTTGCAGGCCACCTTCGCCGACATGCCGGTGTATCCCGGCGAGCAGCCGGGCCAGGGCAAGTTGTCGGCTGCGTGGTTGATCGAGCAATGCGGCTGGAAAGGCCGGCGCGAAGGCGACGCCGGCGTGTCCCCCGACCACGCGCTGGTCCTGGTCAATTACGGCGCTGCCAGCGGTGCACAGTTGCTGGAATTTGCCAGGCGTATCGCCGAATCCGTGCGCGAGCGCTATTCGGTCATCCTGGAACCGGAGCCGCGCATCATTGGAGCGCATTGGTGA
- a CDS encoding quinone-dependent dihydroorotate dehydrogenase, which produces MYSLARPLLFTLDAERAHALALRSIDTAYRTGTTSLLAKRPVPLPTPAFGLLFPNPVGLGAGLDKNGEHIDALLALGFGFIEIGTVTPRPQEGNPKPRMFRLPEYQAVINRMGFNNLGVDALVANVQRARRRGGLLGINIGKNKDTPNEEATSDYRYCMERVYPLADYITVNISSPNTAGLRELQEEQALRRLIADLRETQEALAAQHGKRVPMLVKVAPDLNDRDIDAAARVLADLAVDGVIATNTTVTRTLIANHPLAAEAGGLSGAPLLGQSTLVLRRLRARLPESIPLIGVGGINSGADALAKMAAGASLVQCYSGLVYRGPRLIGECVDAIRRRREAPSGGAVSPL; this is translated from the coding sequence ATGTATTCGCTTGCCCGCCCCCTGCTGTTTACCCTCGATGCCGAGCGCGCCCATGCGCTGGCGTTGCGCTCCATCGACACCGCCTACCGCACGGGCACCACATCGCTGCTGGCCAAGCGCCCGGTGCCGCTGCCGACGCCGGCATTTGGTTTGCTGTTCCCCAACCCGGTCGGCCTCGGCGCCGGCCTGGACAAGAACGGCGAGCACATCGATGCGCTGCTGGCGCTGGGCTTCGGCTTCATCGAGATCGGCACCGTGACCCCGCGCCCGCAGGAGGGCAATCCCAAGCCGCGCATGTTCCGGTTGCCGGAGTACCAGGCGGTGATCAACCGCATGGGCTTCAATAATCTGGGCGTGGATGCGCTGGTGGCCAATGTGCAGCGCGCACGCCGTCGCGGCGGGCTGCTCGGCATCAACATCGGCAAGAACAAGGACACACCCAACGAGGAAGCCACCAGCGATTACCGCTACTGCATGGAGCGCGTATATCCGCTGGCCGACTACATCACCGTCAACATTTCCTCGCCCAATACCGCCGGTTTGCGCGAACTGCAGGAAGAACAGGCATTGCGTCGGCTGATCGCCGATCTGCGCGAAACCCAGGAAGCGTTGGCCGCGCAGCACGGCAAGCGCGTGCCGATGCTGGTGAAGGTGGCGCCGGATCTCAACGACCGCGACATCGATGCCGCCGCGCGCGTGTTGGCCGACCTGGCGGTGGATGGCGTGATCGCCACCAACACCACGGTGACGCGCACCCTGATTGCCAATCATCCGCTGGCTGCCGAGGCCGGCGGCTTATCCGGGGCGCCGCTGCTGGGGCAATCCACGCTCGTGCTGCGCCGCTTGCGCGCACGCTTGCCCGAGTCGATCCCGTTGATCGGCGTGGGCGGCATCAACTCCGGCGCCGACGCGCTGGCCAAGATGGCGGCGGGTGCGAGCCTGGTGCAGTGCTATAGCGGCCTGGTGTATCGCGGGCCGCGGTTGATCGGCGAGTGCGTGGATGCCATCCGTCGCCGTCGCGAAGCGCCCAGTGGTGGCGCGGTCTCGCCGCTATGA
- a CDS encoding class I SAM-dependent methyltransferase, producing the protein MAAPSSAQRFNDRVAAYVRYRPSYPPQLLRWLHDELGITPATAVADIGAGTGISSRLFLEAGYAVTAVEPNPAMRAAAQQWLAGFPKFQAIDGTAEATGLADASMGLVSAAQAFHWFDTQAIRAEWARVLRPDGLAVIYWNSRELDTTAFLRGYEQLLLDYGTDYSAVAERYQDDATMQAWFGDGFRAMARFPNVQRLDFEALRGRLLSSSYAPLAHDPRHAPMLAALRTLFDAHAQDGQIDFQYQTRVFAGKLN; encoded by the coding sequence ATGGCCGCGCCCTCCTCGGCCCAGCGTTTCAACGACCGCGTGGCGGCCTATGTGCGCTACCGGCCCAGTTATCCGCCGCAGTTGCTGCGCTGGTTGCATGACGAACTGGGCATCACGCCGGCGACTGCGGTAGCCGATATCGGCGCCGGTACCGGCATTTCCAGCCGGCTGTTCCTGGAAGCCGGCTATGCGGTCACGGCCGTGGAACCGAATCCGGCCATGCGTGCGGCCGCGCAGCAATGGCTGGCGGGTTTCCCCAAGTTCCAGGCCATCGATGGCACGGCCGAGGCCACCGGGCTGGCCGATGCCAGCATGGGCCTGGTGTCTGCCGCGCAGGCCTTCCACTGGTTCGACACCCAGGCCATTCGTGCCGAATGGGCGCGCGTGCTGCGGCCCGATGGATTGGCGGTGATCTACTGGAACTCGCGCGAGCTGGATACAACCGCCTTCTTGCGTGGCTACGAGCAACTGTTGCTGGACTACGGCACCGACTACTCGGCAGTGGCAGAGCGCTACCAGGACGATGCGACCATGCAGGCCTGGTTCGGCGATGGGTTCCGCGCAATGGCGCGCTTTCCCAATGTGCAGCGACTGGATTTCGAGGCACTGCGCGGCCGCCTGTTGTCGTCCTCCTACGCACCGCTCGCACACGACCCACGCCACGCGCCGATGCTCGCCGCGCTGCGCACGCTGTTCGATGCGCACGCACAGGACGGGCAGATCGACTTCCAATACCAGACCCGCGTGTTCGCAGGGAAATTGAACTGA